In Calonectris borealis chromosome 29, bCalBor7.hap1.2, whole genome shotgun sequence, one genomic interval encodes:
- the CFAP45 gene encoding cilia- and flagella-associated protein 45 codes for MPASVSAAHSRAPSQPRSRYGRRARSTAVDEMLFGESRSLQQSRSGSPIVILRDVQTAPKASPTGRQKPETIRLITKDFIRDLVIPVENPAASLIIGQEDFQRIKEAARVLTKEEREAKLAALKAEKEAVLEAVSKRKSAAKQRAVLQQQTGKLSELEEEARERAQYLLQRASRMRMEQEDEIKEFSELILGAKCHMIRDTQILEKQLIAKELEEEEKRLAKMMEVERKKADEMQEELEHRRKQELIRGRQELMKQMEQNAEEQAMRAEQRDQEAQELLEYLEQLKMEDLKDLERRQEQQKKIQAEIKRINDENQRRKEEQREQERMADERVLEYQRQKMEREAEFEAEQERIRREKEKETARLRAMQERAQDHQAEQDALRAKRSQEAAEREWRRKEKEAAQRKAEMERMLKQSRLEQIAQREHSMAVQVQQDRHEFERILRAQREQMEKEKAEEARRAGLQLAHANDVRRQMQERQQQLAQERMAAFEECQQLEEEARQRSQRIAQLKQQKMQELRASGIPEKYCAQVERRALS; via the exons cccGCCAGCGTCTCCGCAGCCCACAGCCgtgcccccagccagccccgcagccggtACGGGAGGAGGGCCCGGAGCACCGCAGTGGATGAGATGCTGTTCGGGGAGAGCCGG agcctgcagcagTCACGCTCTGGCAGCCCCATCGTGATCCTTCGGGATGTGCAGACTGCCCCAAAAGCGTCACCCACTGGCAGGCAAAAGCCCGAGACCATCCGTCTCATCACCAAGGACTTCATCCGTGACCTCGT CATCCCTGTGGAGAACCCAGCAGCATCCCTCATTATTGGCCAGGAGGATTTCCAGCGCATTAAAGAAGCAGCTCGAGTCCTGACCAAGGAGGAGCGTGAGGCCAAGCTGGCAGCCCTCAAAGCGGAGAAGGAAGCCGTTCTT gaggcaGTGAGCAAGCGCAAGAGCGCGGCGAAGCAaagggctgtgctgcagcagcagacgGGGAAGCTGAgcgagctggaggaggaggcgcGGGAGCGGGCCCAGTACCTGCTGCAGCGGGCAAGCAGGATGCGCATGGAGCAGGAGGACGAGATCAAGGAGTTCAGCGAG CTGATCCTTGGTGCCAAGTGCCACATGATCCGCGACACGCAGATCCTTGAGAAGCAGCTCATTGcgaaagagctggaggaagaagagaagcgCCTGGCCAAGATGAtggaggtggagaggaaaaaGGCCGACGAGATGCAGGAGGAACTGGAGCACAGGAGGAAGCAGGAGCTGATCAG AGGGAGGCAGGAGCTTATGAAGCAGATGGAGCAGAACGCGGAGGAGCAGGCTATGAGAGCCGAGCAACGGGACCAGGAGGCACAGGAGCTGCTGGAGTACTTGGAGCAGCTGAAGATGGAGGACCTGAAG GACTTGGAGCGGAGACAGGAGCAACAGAAGAAAATCCAGGCTGAGATTAAACGCATCAACGATGAGAACCAGCGGCGCAAGGAGGAGCAGCGGGAGCAGGAGAGGATGGCAGACGAACGGGTGCTCGAGTACCAGAGGCAGAAAATG GAGCGTGAGGCCGAGTTTGAAGCTGAGCAGGAGAGAATCCGtcgggagaaggagaaggagacagCACGCTTGAGGGCCATGCAAGAGAGGGCCCAGGACCACCAGGCAGAGCAG GACGCGCTGAGGGCCAAGCGCAGCCAAGAGGCTGCTGAGCGAGAGTGGCGGCgcaaggagaaggaggcagcGCAGAGGAAGGCCGAGATGGAGCGGATGCTGAAGCAGAGCCGCCTGGAGCAGATTGCCCAGCGGGAGCACAGCATGGCCGTGCAGGTGCAGCAGGACCGCCACGAGTTCGAGAGGATCCTCAG GGCCCAGCGGGagcagatggagaaggagaaggcgGAGGAAGCGCGGAGAGCAGGTCTGCAGCTCGCCCATGCTAACGATGTCCGGCGCCAGATGCAGGAGCGTCAGCAGCAGCTGGCTCAGGAGCGGATGGCCGCCTTTGAggagtgccagcagctggaggaggaggcccGCCAGCGCAGCCAGCGCATCGCCCAGCTCAAGCAGCAGAAGATGCAGGAGCTCAG agcctccgGCATCCCGGAGAAGTACTGCGCCCAGGTGGAGCGGAGGGCCCTGAGCTGA
- the VSIG8 gene encoding V-set and immunoglobulin domain-containing protein 8, which translates to MAGHGASLLLLLGLMPALLLAVRINSKGREVLYLAKGDSVKLGCPYVLEPEDNGPQGVGIEWIQITPERTGPENVFLSYHDHHVNYGSGSGLQDRVAFVQNDPSQYDASIRLADLQVSDTGTYQCRVRKNTVAVHEVIVTVQEKPATPQCWTEGELIEGSSILLRCYSRGGTSPLAYQWAKLADGYGGGHLPSGTIQGRAPGDLLIRSLTEVHAGIYQCRVTNRVGYSVCQINLNLAPRGRQAGIIVGSILGSLLLLSLLGLLIWALICRYRQKECQRACSDCRSSTGGTMTRACNVCAHHSYSPHGISYMQCQHGDGDERAAALMCNEGIRHQVACPAL; encoded by the exons ATGGCAGGGCACGGCGccagcctgctcctgctcctgggtCTCATGCCAG ctctcctcctggCCGTCAGGATCAACAGCAAGGGCCGGGAGGTGCTGTACCTGGCCAAGGGCGACTCGGTGAAGCTGGGCTGCCCTTATGTCCTCGAGCCCGAAGACAACGGTCCCCAGGGCGTGGGCATCGAGTGGATCCAGATCACGCCCGAGCGGACTGGCCCGGAGAACGTG TTCCTGTCCTACCATGACCACCACGTCAACTACGGCAGCGGCTCAGGGCTGCAGGACCGGGTGGCCTTCGTACAGAACGACCCCAGCCAGTACGACGCCTCCATCCGCCTGGCCGACCTGCAGGTCTCTGACACTGGCACCTACCAGTGCCGGGTGAGGAAAAACACCGTGGCTGTGCACGAGGTCATCGTCACTGTGCAag AGAAGCCGGCCACCCCACAGTGCTGGACCGAGGGGGAGCTGATAGAGGGGAGCAGCATCCTGCTGCGGTGCTACAGCCGGGGGGGCACTTCCCCGCTCGCCTACCAGTGGGCCAAGCTGGCCGACGGCTATGGCGGGGGACACCTGCCCTCCGGCACCATCCAAg GACGTGCTCCCGGCGACCTGTTAATCCGTAGCCTGACGGAGGTGCACGCTGGTATCTACCAGTGCCGCGTCACCAACCGTGTGGGCTACTCTGTCTGCCAGATCAACCTCAACCTTGCACCAA gaggaaggcaggcggGCATCATCGTGGGCTCCATCctgggctccctcctgctcctcagccTGCTCGGGCTCCTCATCTGGGCGCTGATCTGCCGCTACCGTCAGAAGGAGTGCCAGCGGGCCTGCAGCGACTGCAG gagcagcacaggcgGCACCATGACCCGCGCCTGCAACGTCTGCGCCCACCACAGCTACTCGCCCCACGGCATCAGCTACATGCAGTGCCAGCACGGCGACGGTGACGAGCGGGCGGCCGCCCTCATGTGCAACGAGGGCATCCGGCACCAGGTCGCCTGCCCGGCGCTGTAA